Proteins encoded in a region of the Polyodon spathula isolate WHYD16114869_AA chromosome 9, ASM1765450v1, whole genome shotgun sequence genome:
- the LOC121321100 gene encoding 2-oxoglutarate receptor 1-like gives MEGNASDSASTYKPAPNCTNVDTLMKRYYLPAMYCIIFIVGLLGNLFAITVYLVKMRPWKSSSIIMFNLVVTDFLYMLTLPFLVYYYTNGDSWTMGDFTCRFVRFAFHFNLYGSILFLTCLSVFRYVAIVYPYRTQEVQKKRWGILLCTIVWATAAVAVTPMTTMISLVELQNVTQCLDFASNDLETVWWYGWLLTVLGFTPRIDNVIARDGLC, from the coding sequence ATGGAaggcaatgcttcagacagcgCTTCAACTTATAAACCTGCTCCCAACTGCACCAACGTTGATACTCTAATGAAGAGGTATTATCTCCCAGCAATGTATTGTATAATATTCATTGTGGGCTTATTGGGAAACCTGTTCGCCATCACAGTATATCTGGTCAAGATGAGACCATGGAAGAGCAGCAGCATCATCATGTTTAACCTTGTGGTAACagattttctgtatatgttgacTCTGCCGTTTTTGGTATACTATTACACCAATGGCGATTCCTGGACCATGGGAGATTTCACGTGCAGGTTTGTGCGCTTCGCTTTTCACTTCAACCTCTACGGGAGCATCCTGTTCCTCACCTGCCTCAGTGTCTTTCGCTACGTCGCCATTGTCTACCCCTATCGAACTCAGGAGGTGCAAAAGAAACGGTGGGGCATCCTTCTTTGCACCATTGTCTGGGCAACTGCAGCAGTGGCAGTCACCCCCATGACGACAATGATCTCTCTGGTTGAATTGCAGAATGTTACGCAATGCTTAGATTTTGCGAGCAATGACTTGGAAACAGTTTGGTGGTATGGCTGGCTTTTGACAGTGCTGGGGTTTACTCCACGGATTGACAATGTCATAGCACGGGATGGTCTTTGCTAA